A stretch of bacterium DNA encodes these proteins:
- a CDS encoding sugar phosphate isomerase/epimerase, whose product MNSPFFPLDEEFRFAAGAGFDFLELTIEPPATPIEELDAGTILELSREHSLPVPVGHNSWYIPYANPLTSVREACLPYLEACFDLCRDVGIDRINVHTNLSYSSKLLKEVIRAHVEFLTLAAAAAGARDIRLMLEPVGSRYDTFETISLILDSVENLHLHLDLGHANITEPDGGAALIARYGPRLLHVHVSDNRGDDDQHLPLGCGSLELDRILGALREAGYDGTFTLEIFASDRDYLLMSRDIFLAAWEKTED is encoded by the coding sequence ATGAACTCCCCGTTCTTCCCCCTCGACGAGGAATTCCGGTTCGCGGCCGGCGCCGGGTTCGATTTTCTGGAATTGACCATCGAACCGCCGGCCACCCCGATCGAGGAGCTGGACGCCGGAACCATCCTGGAACTTTCCCGGGAGCACTCCCTGCCGGTTCCGGTCGGCCATAACTCCTGGTACATCCCCTATGCCAACCCCCTGACCTCCGTTCGGGAGGCCTGTCTTCCCTACCTGGAAGCCTGTTTCGACCTCTGCCGGGACGTGGGAATCGACCGGATCAACGTGCATACCAACCTTTCCTATTCGAGCAAACTGCTGAAAGAGGTGATCCGCGCCCACGTCGAATTCCTCACCCTGGCGGCGGCGGCGGCCGGGGCCAGGGACATCCGGCTGATGCTGGAACCGGTCGGGAGCAGGTACGACACCTTCGAGACCATATCCCTGATCCTGGACAGCGTCGAAAACCTCCACCTGCACCTCGACCTCGGACACGCCAACATCACCGAGCCCGACGGGGGCGCGGCCCTGATCGCCCGTTACGGCCCCCGGCTCCTCCACGTCCATGTCTCCGACAACCGGGGGGACGACGATCAGCACCTGCCGCTGGGATGCGGGAGCCTGGAACTGGACCGGATCCTCGGCGCCCTGCGCGAGGCCGGCTACGACGGCACCTTTACCCTGGAGATATTCGCCTCCGACCGCGATTACCTGCTCATGAGCCGCGACATCTTCCTGGCCGCCTGGGAGAAAACCGAAGACTGA
- a CDS encoding peptidylprolyl isomerase — translation MKKIWMLLPAALLSLASAGDGEEAGPPSTPEETVNRPAPITAVIETGRGPIHLVLFADQAPLTVANFVNLARRGFYDGGSFHRVIDNFMIQGGCPLGTGSGGPGYTFADEFSPDLRHDRPGVLSMANRGPGTNGSQFFITHTATPWLDGKHTVFGRVAGPEDQAVVDAVRKGDRIVSIRIDGDCGELMEKMAPQIENWNRILDAVRPPAPGD, via the coding sequence ATGAAGAAGATCTGGATGCTGCTCCCGGCCGCCCTGCTTTCCCTGGCTTCCGCCGGCGACGGCGAAGAGGCCGGGCCACCGTCAACACCGGAGGAAACCGTGAACCGACCCGCCCCGATAACCGCCGTCATCGAGACCGGCAGAGGACCGATTCACCTTGTGCTCTTCGCCGACCAGGCTCCCCTGACCGTAGCCAACTTCGTCAACCTGGCCCGGCGCGGATTTTACGACGGGGGCTCGTTCCACCGCGTCATCGACAATTTCATGATCCAGGGGGGGTGTCCGCTGGGAACCGGCAGCGGCGGCCCCGGGTATACCTTCGCCGACGAATTCTCGCCCGATCTGCGCCACGACCGCCCCGGCGTCCTTTCCATGGCCAACCGGGGCCCCGGCACCAACGGGAGCCAGTTTTTCATCACTCACACCGCCACCCCCTGGCTGGACGGGAAACACACCGTTTTCGGGCGGGTGGCGGGCCCGGAAGATCAGGCGGTGGTCGATGCCGTCCGCAAGGGCGATCGGATCGTCTCCATCCGCATCGACGGCGACTGCGGCGAGCTGATGGAAAAAATGGCCCCGCAGATCGAGAACTGGAACCGGATTCTCGATGCCGTCCGGCCCCCGGCGCCGGGCGATTGA
- a CDS encoding N-acetylmuramoyl-L-alanine amidase, which yields MPSGPRRRAIEETGAALRARAAIAGMVAAAVWTGPAPLFAAKLNIVNHYSPENKNREKRPSTDYIILHTTEGATAGSLKKVTRNGETHYFVDPAGKVYRIIQRDRIALHAGRSMWNGRANLDDVSLGIEVVGYHNRDLTAAQYVALKELLRQLRNIYRIPDERVLTHSMVAYGLPNRWHATSHRGRKRCGMLFARKDVRVKLGIERAPDCDPDVRAGRLTVGDPYLARVLYGSPRTQEEALSRFVGADAQTIAKGRSAWDVARDQYNSPQTVYIFPDGKVLRGNEIVAWGSIPAGTRVILSDNQRDNPPETIRILGRDGSTAAEIAGGEYASASTLYLYPDGRYRLGNDLTAGDFKTLPVNTRILLGYSVAGKVTPETSAFDICGPDWNLPATIYFLPDGRLLPGNEIGEKSIPRETTVFTRR from the coding sequence ATGCCGTCCGGCCCCCGGCGCCGGGCGATTGAGGAGACCGGGGCGGCGTTGAGGGCCCGGGCGGCAATCGCAGGTATGGTTGCGGCCGCGGTCTGGACCGGACCGGCTCCCCTTTTCGCCGCCAAGCTCAACATCGTCAACCACTACAGCCCGGAAAACAAAAACCGGGAAAAACGGCCTTCGACCGACTATATCATCCTCCACACCACCGAAGGGGCGACCGCCGGGTCCCTGAAGAAAGTCACCCGCAACGGAGAGACGCACTACTTCGTCGACCCCGCCGGGAAAGTCTACCGGATCATCCAGAGAGACCGGATCGCTCTCCATGCCGGGCGGAGCATGTGGAACGGGAGGGCCAACCTCGACGACGTCTCCCTCGGAATCGAGGTGGTCGGCTACCACAACCGCGACCTGACCGCGGCTCAATACGTCGCCCTGAAAGAGCTGCTCCGCCAGCTCCGGAACATCTACCGGATCCCCGACGAGAGGGTCCTCACCCACTCCATGGTCGCTTACGGCCTGCCCAACCGTTGGCACGCGACCTCCCACCGGGGGCGTAAGCGGTGCGGGATGCTCTTCGCCCGCAAAGACGTACGGGTCAAACTCGGCATCGAACGGGCGCCCGACTGCGATCCCGACGTCCGCGCCGGGCGGCTCACGGTCGGCGACCCCTACCTGGCCCGGGTCCTGTACGGCTCCCCCCGGACCCAGGAAGAGGCGCTCAGCCGCTTCGTCGGCGCCGACGCCCAGACCATAGCCAAGGGCCGCAGCGCCTGGGACGTCGCCCGCGACCAGTACAACTCCCCCCAGACCGTCTATATTTTCCCCGACGGAAAGGTCCTGCGGGGGAACGAGATCGTCGCCTGGGGCTCGATCCCGGCCGGGACCCGGGTGATCCTTTCCGACAACCAGCGCGACAACCCTCCCGAAACGATCCGGATCCTGGGGAGGGACGGGTCCACCGCCGCCGAAATCGCGGGGGGCGAATACGCTTCGGCTTCCACTCTCTACCTCTACCCCGACGGCCGCTACCGGTTGGGGAACGATCTGACCGCCGGCGATTTCAAGACGCTCCCCGTCAACACCAGGATACTGCTGGGATATTCGGTCGCGGGCAAGGTCACTCCCGAAACCAGCGCCTTCGACATCTGCGGCCCCGATTGGAACCTGCCCGCCACCATCTACTTTCTGCCCGACGGACGTCTCCTGCCCGGCAACGAGATCGGCGAAAAGAGCATCCCCCGGGAAACGACCGTCTTCACGCGCCGGTGA
- a CDS encoding class I SAM-dependent methyltransferase translates to MKRRPDKNGNGRREAGSDRNAYLKAHRCPRGELGRTVARRMNRHHAPLRAWGLARFAPPPGALVLDIGCGGGATARDILRRPENYSVIGIDLSEDMARYSRRRNPGRGRAAFVAAAADGLPFPSGAFAAVTAFETTYFWADLVEAAAEIGRVLAPGGTLLIVNELYLHPKFSAGDRELTELIGMEVCTPERYRSLLEKAGLTVLGTFFADSAPWIALVAGRGGDAA, encoded by the coding sequence GTGAAACGGCGTCCCGATAAGAACGGCAACGGCCGGCGCGAGGCCGGATCCGACCGGAACGCCTACCTCAAAGCTCACCGCTGCCCCCGGGGGGAACTGGGCCGAACGGTCGCCCGGCGGATGAACCGGCACCATGCCCCGTTGCGGGCCTGGGGGCTGGCCCGCTTCGCTCCTCCGCCCGGGGCTCTGGTCCTGGACATCGGCTGCGGCGGCGGCGCGACCGCCCGCGACATTCTGAGGCGCCCGGAAAACTACTCGGTGATCGGGATCGATCTTTCCGAGGACATGGCCCGGTATTCCCGGCGTCGCAACCCCGGGCGCGGGCGCGCCGCTTTCGTGGCCGCGGCCGCGGACGGGCTCCCCTTCCCCTCCGGCGCTTTCGCCGCGGTCACGGCCTTCGAGACCACGTACTTCTGGGCCGATCTGGTCGAAGCGGCCGCCGAAATCGGAAGGGTGCTGGCCCCCGGCGGAACCCTGCTCATCGTCAACGAACTCTACCTCCACCCGAAATTTTCGGCCGGGGACCGCGAACTGACCGAGCTGATCGGAATGGAGGTATGCACGCCGGAACGGTACCGCTCTCTCCTGGAGAAAGCGGGGTTGACGGTCCTGGGGACGTTTTTCGCCGATTCCGCCCCCTGGATCGCCCTGGTCGCCGGACGCGGCGGAGACGCCGCTTGA
- a CDS encoding YkgJ family cysteine cluster protein yields MNSSHVLSFDPEPGDGDCCRGCDACCRWEGTVFFPPENLPGIARWLGMDERECAETYFEPAPDRRRLQAVETADGRCPFLGADGCRIYPLRPPACRSFPYRWQRPEPELMRQCRLWRTLLWRAARRGDRPRT; encoded by the coding sequence TTGAACTCTTCCCACGTCCTCTCCTTCGACCCGGAACCGGGCGACGGTGACTGTTGCCGGGGTTGCGACGCCTGCTGCCGGTGGGAAGGGACGGTGTTCTTCCCCCCGGAGAATCTCCCCGGCATAGCCCGATGGCTGGGGATGGACGAACGGGAATGCGCCGAAACCTACTTCGAGCCGGCGCCGGACCGGCGACGCCTCCAGGCGGTCGAAACCGCCGACGGGCGGTGCCCTTTTCTCGGCGCCGACGGCTGCCGCATCTACCCCTTGCGGCCCCCGGCCTGCCGGAGTTTCCCCTACCGTTGGCAGCGCCCGGAACCCGAGCTGATGCGCCAATGCCGCCTCTGGAGAACCCTGCTCTGGCGGGCGGCCCGACGCGGAGACCGCCCCCGGACTTGA